The Acidithiobacillus thiooxidans ATCC 19377 DNA window GCAGTTCGGCACCAGCGTAATGACGATACAACTCCGGGAAACGCAAATCATAACAAATGGAGAGCCCCAGTTGACCCCAAGGGGTTTCTACCTGAACGGGCAGCTTGCCCGGCGCGATACTGCGGGATTCACGATAGGTTTCCCCACCAGCCAGATTGACATCAAAAAGATGGATTTTGTCGTAACGCGCACGGCGCTGGCCTTCATTATCGTAAACCAGACAAGCTGCAAAGCAGCGTCCGTCAGGCGCCGCAATGGGGATGCTGCCGCCCACCAGCCAGCAGTCCTGTTGCCGCGCCTGATCCGCCAGCCAGGACTGAATAACACCTTCACCATCAGGTTCCATCAGCGCGAGTTTGTCTGTTTCATGACGTCCCATAAAGGCAAAATTCTCGGGCAGCAGGATCAGCTTCGCTCCCTCACGAGCGGCCTCCCGAATCAGCCCTGCGGCTTGCTCAAAATTTTCTGAAGGGATATCCGAAGAAACCATCTGAATCACGGCAAGCTGAGCGTCCATGCGTTATTTATCCTTTGCTGACGACGACGATATGCGAGTAACCATGGGGTGCTCCCAAGAGCCTTGGGCTAGATAGTTTAATTCTAGCACCTTACCCGAATGCCCAAACAGTGCCGGGCCCAGCAGCGGGAAATCTCCTAGAAGCCAATCAAAACTCTGTAAAGGGTAAACCTGCAAATTCAGGTTCATTTGCTGATCAACCATGTCCAGAGTTCCTGCTCCATGCATGGCCAGCGCACTGGAGTTCAGGCGAATATCCTGACTGCGTGCCAAACCCTTCCCGAGCACAAACTTTGCCGAAAGCGCATGAAAAAACAAACCCTCTCCAAATAGTGGGCGGTAATCCAGAGTGAGCAGGTCTTTCAGCAGGGTTGTTGGGTTCACATAAACCAGCCAGGACACATCCGTCCCCATTTTTTTGAGGCGGCCGTTTTTTATATGGGACTGGATTGTCCCCTGAAGATGCTGCACATTCCAATTCCAGGGTGCGCCCGGCCAGGAAATTTTCCCCGTATAGCGGGCTTGCCCGTATTCCAGACTGTTCATCCCCAGCGCTTCCAGCGCCGGGCCGATATTATGGCTTTGCACGGTTCCCTGCACGGTAGTCATGCCGCCATCATGGGGCAGCCATGCCCCGCTGAGGTCCCAGTGACTGCCGAGCCACTCCCCTTTCAAAGCCGACAGTTGCCAGCCGCTTGGCGAGCGTTCCGCCTGTAAGCTCACATCATGGGCAAGATGCCCCCGCCAATCCAGATGGTCCATATGGGCATCCAGGTCCAGTGGACCACCTGAGGCCCAGGCCGGAGAAGAAGTCATTCCTGAAGCCCGCCGGGCAGACTGCAGAGGTTCGGTCTGCGCAGGGCTGAGTACCAGTTTCTGCACATTCAGGTGAATGGCGGCCGCTTGTGCCGGAATCCTTGCCGCCTGATAAGTGAGCTTGCCTGCAGACTGAGGACTGCGCCAGCGCAAATGCCAATTACGGCCACGGGCTTCTCCCTGCATCCGGGTATGCTGCCAAACCTGTCCCAGCAGTTGCACTTGCTGCCAATGCAGGTCAAAACGAGTGGTTGGCAAGCTGCCTCCCGGGCCACCTGCCGGTAAGAGAGCGAACCATTCATCCACAGGCAGAACCTGACCCTGTCCATCTATCCTCACGCCGTAGCCGGGCATTTTGGGAAGAGGGCCAGCACCCAGACGCAGCGCTGCAGCCCGCCACTGCCAATGCCTGCCTTCGCTTTTCCAGCTCAGCCGGGCTTGGCCTTGAGCGGCGTGAACAGTCAGATCAAAAGCACGATCCCAAAGCCCCTGTCCGGAGATGCTGACGGGGGTCTCATCCGCATAACTCCAATTAAAGGGTGCCGGGAGGGAACTGCGACTACGCTGTAACCGGGCAGATCCCAATAAGCGCAGTCTGCCATTTTCCAGAGTTCCGGATACCTGATAAGGAATCACTCCATGCAGTCTGGATTGCCAGGATTGCGGCAGCGGTAACTGCCCGGCCTGCAGCGACCCCTGCAATTGCATCTGCAGATGAGTCTGCTGGTCAAGCGCTTTGGCTTGTAAACTCACTTGTGCGGGGCCGCCCACAAACTGACCCTGCAGGTTTTTGGCATTGATGGCATCTCGCTGAAAATGAATGGGTCCCGAAATGGATTCAGCTCGCCAGTTTCCCATTTTCACACCGGCTTTTTGCAAAGCAAGCACACCCTGTACCTGGGTTTTTTCATGATGAAATGGCACCTTCAGGGCCAGATGCAACTGTCCTTCCCCGGAAAGTTGCAGGGGCGGCGTTTGCGCATGGCGTAAAATCGGGGTCTGACGCAAACAGGGCAGCAGTTTTGCCATAGCCAGAGGCGTATTGATTTCTGCATACAGAGGCGATGCAAGTGCCGTATCCAGATTGCCAATAGAAACTTGCGCCTCCCGCACCGGAATACCGGAAATATCCCCGTGACTGCGAACGGTCAATGTATTTCCAGTCCACAGCAAACGGGCATCCAGATGCTCCGCATCGGGCCAGCGTGCTGCGTAATGCAAATGCACATTGTGAAAATGCGCCTGCAGATTGAGATGGTCATGATTGTGGTTTTGGGGCAAATGCTGCCAGGGGCCTCGCCAACGCAAATCTGCCTTGTCCAGAGTGCCACTGAGAAAGGCCATGGAAAGCCAGCGCTGCAATGCCGGTGAAATTCCCTGATTCGGCAGAAAAGTGTTGATGTCGCGTGCCGGCAGGTGCTGCAGTCGGGCTTGCAAATGCAATTGTTGTGGACCGATGCTGGCAGTTAGCTGCAAATCTCCAGGACCATGGACAAGCAAAGGGGCAGCCTGCAAAGACCAGTGCTGAGCATTCCAGCGACCGGAAATATGCCCCGATACTTTTTGTAAAAACCAGGAATGCGCAAAATAACGCGGCCAAAATACCTTCAGTTGTCGGCTTTGCAAATGCAGACTGAATTGTTGCGGTTGAAAATCAAGATGGCCGCTCAAACCGTCCAGACCTGGGGCCTGGCCCAGAGCGGGAATATCCAGATCGTCCAGCCGGGTTTGTAGTTGCCAGCCCAGCTTTTGGGAGTTCCGGATTCTTGCAAAATGTACCTGCATGTCCCGCAAGTTTCCGTGCCAGGATGATTGGCGCCAGTTTTGCCAGTGCGCTGGCAACAAAGGGCCGGCGATGTCCATAACCAGCTGAACAGGCAAGCGCTTGGCACTGAAATCACCCTGCAATCGCCCCTTCCAGTGGAGACGCAAGCGGGCGGACAAGGGCTGCGCACTGATCCCGCTGATTGGTGAAATCTCAAGCTGCCCCGAATGAGTAAACCCTTGCCAACGGAGCTGCCCTTGCACCCCGGTCGCTTTCCGCCCTGTAAAACCCGGATGTTGCCATTGAAAATGACCGTCCAAAGCGCTGAGCAAGCCATCCTGCCAGACCAGACTACCCTTTGCACTCAGCATTCCCTGCAGCGCAGGGAAACGGCCATCCAGCTCATGCAACCAGGCCACGGGCAGGCCATGTAGCGCCCATTGCCCATTTCCTGCTGCACCCGCGTACTCCAGACTGCCGCCTTTTGCCCAGTCAAGATGAATCTGCATGTCCGGTCGTAAGCCGCCGGTACTGAGCCACTGCAAATGCAGGTCTGATGAATGCTGATTATCCGGTAGTTCAATCAAAAAATGTTGGATTTGCAGGCGTGCTGGATCCAGTTTGAGATTGAAATGACCGTTGGAATGACCCGGTTTCAGTCCGGCCAACTGCCAATGCCCCCAGTCATTTTTGAGGATTTTTACAGAACCACTGGCCACGTCCAGCTCTCTGACCAGCAGATCGCCCGCGAACAACGGCAAGGCAAAAAACTGCAAGTCCACGTCGTTCAGGGACAAATCCGGATGGGCGGCAGACCCGATCAGCAAGTGCTGAAATTGCACAGTGGGTCCGCCCTTCCATCCGGTCCGGATGACACTCAGTTGCACGGGTTCCGAGAAATGCTCTACCAGGGCGTTGCGCAGATAATCCCGGAGCAATTCCGGCCTATATATGAAAAGCAGATAGGCGGCGAGTATCAGCAGCATCGCACCCGCGACCAGCACTGCTGAAACCCGGGCGAACCCAACAGCCAGGCTGCGCAGGGACTGTCGCAGTCCTGCCTGATGCGGGGCATCAGCATGGGCATCAGCCATGATGCCCGGTCGATGTCGGTAAAAATGCCGAGGAAATACGCGAAGTTCCTGAGTAGCAAAAGAAAATATACGGGGATTACAGGGATCGTATCATAACCATCTTCAGGTACACTGTGAACATGCATGACCTGCCAAGGAATAGCCCCATGTCCCGGAGACCTGTGCCTGAAAATCCGATGGGTGAAAGCCCAAAATCCATGCCCCCGAAAACCGGGACGCGCTTACCCACCCTGATCACCGAAATTCTCCAGCAAATTCCTGTAGACAGGGAAGCCATAGAAGAAATGATCAAGCTCATCTGGGCAACATTTTCGGAAACCCAACGCAACAATCTGCTGGATAAGGGTGCAGGTTTTTTCCGGCATTGCTTGCAGGTTGCCTGTGCCAGCCCCTTTCTGCGCCAACATCTGCAGTATCACCCCCAGCACCTGCTCCGCCTGGCCAAGGGCGAAGTCACCCCGCCTCCCGACTTGAAGGACCACAGCCCTGAGGCCTTCAACACGGCATTACGGCGCTATCGCAATGCACGGATGGTTGAAATCATCTGGCGCGATCGCATGGCGGGTGAGCACATGTCGGAAACCGTAGCGGCTGTCAGCGCTTTGGCCGAAACCTGTCTACAGCAGGCCTGCATATACGGCCAGGCCTTATTGCAACAAGCCTATGGATATCCCGAGAACGATGCCGGAGAGGCAGTTGCTTTCGCGGTCATCGGCATGGGCAAACTTGGTGGAAAAGAGCTGAATTTATCCTCGGATATCGACCTCATTTTCTGCTTCAGCGAAAATGGCAGCAGTAATGGTCCCCGTTCCCTAGAAAACAGTGAATACTTCAGCCGTTTGGGGCGCTGGCTGATTCAGGCGCTGGATCAACCCGGCGCCGAAGGTTTCTGCTTTCGCATAGACATGCGTCTGCGTCCTTTCGGGGATGCCGGCCCCCTCTGCATCAGTGCTGCCGCCATGGAGCACTATTATCAGGTCCATGGGCGGGGCTGGGAGCGTTACGCTTTCATCAAAGCCCGACCCGTAGCGGGTAACCTGGATTTTGGTGCAAAAGTGCTGGAAATGCTGAGGCCTTTTGTTTACCGCCGCTATCTGGACTTTACCGCCCTGCAGGGACTCCGTGAGGTCAAGGCCCTGATGGATGCCGAGCAGGGCGAAAGCAGTCAGGACATTAAAAAAGGACAAGGCGGGATTCGCGAAATCGAATTTATCTGTCAATCACTCCAGATCATCCATGGGGGGCGTACCCCCCAACTACGCAATACCAACACGCTCAGCACGCTGGATATTCTCTACGAATTGGATCTACTGCCAAAATCCGATTTTCTGTTATTGGGCAGGGCCTACGGTTTTTTTCGTAATACCGAGCACTGCCTGCAGATGGTCCAGGACCAGCAAACCCAGCAACTTCCCCGCAATGAGAACGAATGGCAGCGACTGGCTTGCGCCATGCACTATGAGGATGTGGACAGTTTCCGGATGGATCTGGACTGTTTGCGTCAGCAAGTGCATCACATTTTTTTACAAACCCTGGCTCCGCAAACTGCGCATTCCAGCAATACGCCGGAACAGGGACGGCAACTCTGGCTACATGCCCAAAACCATACTCTGGACATGCTCCCTGAGAAAATTTTCCAGAAACTGCATTTTCCAAATCCGACAGAAAGCTGGTCACGACTCTGGCGCTTTGCCCATAGTCGGGATGTCTCTTTGCGGCTATCCACGGAAGGACGCCAGCGTCTGGATAATTTGCTGCCGCAGATACTGGAAATTTGTGCACAGGAAGCCGATAGCGAAGCGCTTCTTCAACATTTTCTGAACCTGCTGGAAGCCATACTCAGCAAAGCCAATTACCTCGCGCTCCTCGCCGAAAACCCCCGCTATCTGCAGCATTGCAGCACGCTGCTACACAGTCCTTGGTTAGCGCAGCAACTCGCCCGCTTTCCCGTGCTGCTCGATGATGTACTCAGCAACAACCATCAGCCCGGGCAATGGCCGGAAATTCTCCACGCCCAACTACAGTATGCGGAAGACCAGGAAGAACGCATGGATGCCCTGCGGCGCTTTAAAAATGCCGAACTGGTACGCCTTGCGGCCAGCTTCTGGACGCAGCAGTTATCCATTGAGTCGTTACTGCGGCAACTCAGCGAGCTGGCACAACTTACCCTGCAAACCGCGCTGGATTGGGCCCGGCTGGAAATGGAACGCCGCCATGGCCGGATCTGCACTCAGGATGGACAGACAGCGTCATTTGCGGTCATCGCTTTGGGCAAGCTGGGCGGTCAGGAAATGGGCTTCGCCTCGGACCTGGATCTGATTTATTTATATGACGCCCCGCCTGAGGCGGAAAGTGACGGTCCAGCCCCCCTTCCCGCCTCCACCTGGTATGCCCGCCTGGGACAAAGGCTCATCCACCTGCTCAGCACGCTGACCCGCGCAGGCATACTGTATGAAATTGACATGCGCCTGCGCCCCAGTGGCCAATCCGGTCCTCTGGTCAGCAGTATGGAGACGTTCAGCCGCTACCAGCACCAATCCGCCTGGACCTGGGAGCATCAGGCCCTGACCCGCGCCCGCTGGGTAGCCGGCGATTCACAGTTAGGAGCACGATTCGAACAATTGCGTCATGCCATTTTGGGTTCCGAAAGAGACGCCGAGACCTTGAAAAGTGCCGTGCGGAGCATGAGAAAACGTATTTTCGACAATAAAAACATAGCCCCACAAGCTTTTCATCTGAAATTAAGCCCGGGTGGACTGACAGATATCGAGTTTCTTGTACAATTTGCTATGCTAGGCGCTTGCCCGGAGCAGCCGGATTTGTGTCAGAATACCGGCACCGCAGCAGCCATCAGGGCCTTGGTGCAATCCGGTGTTTGGAATGCCCAACAAGGCTCTGATTTGCTGCATGCCTGGAAACTGTACCGGCAAGTAGAAAACGAACGCTGGCTGAACTTGCAGGAAAACAATGTTCATGCCGATGATACCCCGCATTGGGAGGCTTTGCAGGACGCCTCAGAAAAGGTGCGAGTCATCTGGCAGGAATGGATTGGCAGTTATACGGATTAAGGAGAAGTAAAAATGTCCATGGCGGATCGTGACGGTTTTATCTGGTTTGATGGCAAAATGGTGCCCTGGAGAGAAGCTACGGTGCATGGACTGACCCACAGCCTCCATTATGGCATGGGTTGTTTCGAGGGCGAGCGGGCTTATGCCACTCCCCAGGGAGCCGCCATTTTTCGTTTGCCGGAGCATACCAAACGGCTGTTCAACAGCGCCAAAATCCTGCAGATGGACGTACCATTCACGGAAGCAGAAATCAACGCGGCCACCAGGGAAGTGATTCGCGTGAACCAGCTGGAGTCTGCCTACATTCGCCCGCTGCTGTTCTATGGCGCCGAAGGCATGGGCCTGTCTGCCAAGGGCCTGAAAGTCCATGCCCTCATTGCTGCCTGGAGCTGGGGCAGTTATCTGGGGCAGGAGGCGCTTGAAAAAGGCATCCGCGTCAAGGTCAGTTCCTTCAATCGTCATCAGGTGAACATCCACCTGTGCAAAGCCAAGGCTACCGGCAATTATATGAACTCCATGCTGGCCCAGCGCGAAGCCTCGTCCTGCGGATATGATGAAGCCTTGCTGCTGGACCGTGAAGGCTATGTAGCCGAAGGTTCCGGAGAAAACGTCTTTATGGTGCGCGACGGCATTCTCTATACACCAACCCTGACCAGTGCCCTGGAAGGCATAACCCGCGACACGATTCTCCGTTTTGCCCGGGATGCCGGCATTCCCATTGTTGAAAAACAACTCACCCGCGATGAATTTTATATTGCCGATGAAGCTTTCTTTACGGGCACCGCCGCCGAAGTCACGCCGATTCGCGAAATTGACGGAAGAGTCATTGGTAGTGGCAGTCGGGGGCCCATCACCAGCCAGCTGCAAAGCCGTTATTTTGATACGGTCGCTGGGCGTCGGGATGATCATCCCGAATGGTTGCATCACGTCGCCTGAACCATGAAAAACGCCATTCACTGCTGCAACAAAGGGTTCACCGAGGTGGAACCCCAACATTTACCGCTCTATTGCCCACAGCCGGAGATGAGCCGCTGGAACGGTCACCCCCGGGTATTCCTCAAGATTGAAGAAACGGGCGAAGCCCGGTGTCCCTACTGCGGCACGCTCTATGTATTGAAGGGTGGGCCGCTGAAAAAGGCGGCAGGACACTAGGTCTGGAGGAATCGGCCGCCTGCCCGTCAGGATTTGGGCAGCCAGCGCATGAAGGCCCGGGGCCCCAAATAACCCTCCTGCTGGGCCTGCACCTGACCATTTGCGCCTATGGCCATAAATGCCGGCGGGCCAACCAGATTGTAGCGCTTCAACAAAGCCCGACTATTGGCGTCATCCCGGGTCACATCCACGCGGATTAATACCCGATTGTGCAGGGCATTTTCCACCTCTGGCGTCGCGAAGGTCACCTTGTCCATGCGTGCGCATTCCACGCACCAGCTGGCCCAATAATCCACTAGGACGGGTTTACCATGAGCCTGCTTCAATGCAGCATCGAGGGCTTGGGGGCTTTTTACTATGCTAAAGTGCAAAGCAGCCTGCTGTGAGCGGTCTGCACCTTTTCCCGCCTCCAGGACTCTTGAGAACGGCTGTAGTGGATCACTGGCACCGCTCAACGCGCCCATCCCCATCACCAGACCATAGGCAAGCACGAGGATTCCCACGCCTTTCCGGAAGCGTCTCCAGCCTGTGGCTTCAGCCCCCAAAGCGTCCAGCGCCCCCAGGTAGATAGAGGAAATCACGGCCAGAGCTGCCCAAAGCGCCAGACTGACTGCTCCTGGCAGCACCCGGGCCATCAGCCAGATGGCC harbors:
- a CDS encoding carbon-nitrogen hydrolase family protein; translation: MDAQLAVIQMVSSDIPSENFEQAAGLIREAAREGAKLILLPENFAFMGRHETDKLALMEPDGEGVIQSWLADQARQQDCWLVGGSIPIAAPDGRCFAACLVYDNEGQRRARYDKIHLFDVNLAGGETYRESRSIAPGKLPVQVETPWGQLGLSICYDLRFPELYRHYAGAELLVVPSAFTRQTGAAHWESLLRARAIENQAYVLAADQGGLHQNGRQTFGCSMIIDPWGQVLARMEQGPGWVMAGMDRDYLQSCRKQLPALQHRQLD
- a CDS encoding YhdP family protein yields the protein MADAHADAPHQAGLRQSLRSLAVGFARVSAVLVAGAMLLILAAYLLFIYRPELLRDYLRNALVEHFSEPVQLSVIRTGWKGGPTVQFQHLLIGSAAHPDLSLNDVDLQFFALPLFAGDLLVRELDVASGSVKILKNDWGHWQLAGLKPGHSNGHFNLKLDPARLQIQHFLIELPDNQHSSDLHLQWLSTGGLRPDMQIHLDWAKGGSLEYAGAAGNGQWALHGLPVAWLHELDGRFPALQGMLSAKGSLVWQDGLLSALDGHFQWQHPGFTGRKATGVQGQLRWQGFTHSGQLEISPISGISAQPLSARLRLHWKGRLQGDFSAKRLPVQLVMDIAGPLLPAHWQNWRQSSWHGNLRDMQVHFARIRNSQKLGWQLQTRLDDLDIPALGQAPGLDGLSGHLDFQPQQFSLHLQSRQLKVFWPRYFAHSWFLQKVSGHISGRWNAQHWSLQAAPLLVHGPGDLQLTASIGPQQLHLQARLQHLPARDINTFLPNQGISPALQRWLSMAFLSGTLDKADLRWRGPWQHLPQNHNHDHLNLQAHFHNVHLHYAARWPDAEHLDARLLWTGNTLTVRSHGDISGIPVREAQVSIGNLDTALASPLYAEINTPLAMAKLLPCLRQTPILRHAQTPPLQLSGEGQLHLALKVPFHHEKTQVQGVLALQKAGVKMGNWRAESISGPIHFQRDAINAKNLQGQFVGGPAQVSLQAKALDQQTHLQMQLQGSLQAGQLPLPQSWQSRLHGVIPYQVSGTLENGRLRLLGSARLQRSRSSLPAPFNWSYADETPVSISGQGLWDRAFDLTVHAAQGQARLSWKSEGRHWQWRAAALRLGAGPLPKMPGYGVRIDGQGQVLPVDEWFALLPAGGPGGSLPTTRFDLHWQQVQLLGQVWQHTRMQGEARGRNWHLRWRSPQSAGKLTYQAARIPAQAAAIHLNVQKLVLSPAQTEPLQSARRASGMTSSPAWASGGPLDLDAHMDHLDWRGHLAHDVSLQAERSPSGWQLSALKGEWLGSHWDLSGAWLPHDGGMTTVQGTVQSHNIGPALEALGMNSLEYGQARYTGKISWPGAPWNWNVQHLQGTIQSHIKNGRLKKMGTDVSWLVYVNPTTLLKDLLTLDYRPLFGEGLFFHALSAKFVLGKGLARSQDIRLNSSALAMHGAGTLDMVDQQMNLNLQVYPLQSFDWLLGDFPLLGPALFGHSGKVLELNYLAQGSWEHPMVTRISSSSAKDK
- the glnE gene encoding bifunctional [glutamate--ammonia ligase]-adenylyl-L-tyrosine phosphorylase/[glutamate--ammonia-ligase] adenylyltransferase, which encodes MSRRPVPENPMGESPKSMPPKTGTRLPTLITEILQQIPVDREAIEEMIKLIWATFSETQRNNLLDKGAGFFRHCLQVACASPFLRQHLQYHPQHLLRLAKGEVTPPPDLKDHSPEAFNTALRRYRNARMVEIIWRDRMAGEHMSETVAAVSALAETCLQQACIYGQALLQQAYGYPENDAGEAVAFAVIGMGKLGGKELNLSSDIDLIFCFSENGSSNGPRSLENSEYFSRLGRWLIQALDQPGAEGFCFRIDMRLRPFGDAGPLCISAAAMEHYYQVHGRGWERYAFIKARPVAGNLDFGAKVLEMLRPFVYRRYLDFTALQGLREVKALMDAEQGESSQDIKKGQGGIREIEFICQSLQIIHGGRTPQLRNTNTLSTLDILYELDLLPKSDFLLLGRAYGFFRNTEHCLQMVQDQQTQQLPRNENEWQRLACAMHYEDVDSFRMDLDCLRQQVHHIFLQTLAPQTAHSSNTPEQGRQLWLHAQNHTLDMLPEKIFQKLHFPNPTESWSRLWRFAHSRDVSLRLSTEGRQRLDNLLPQILEICAQEADSEALLQHFLNLLEAILSKANYLALLAENPRYLQHCSTLLHSPWLAQQLARFPVLLDDVLSNNHQPGQWPEILHAQLQYAEDQEERMDALRRFKNAELVRLAASFWTQQLSIESLLRQLSELAQLTLQTALDWARLEMERRHGRICTQDGQTASFAVIALGKLGGQEMGFASDLDLIYLYDAPPEAESDGPAPLPASTWYARLGQRLIHLLSTLTRAGILYEIDMRLRPSGQSGPLVSSMETFSRYQHQSAWTWEHQALTRARWVAGDSQLGARFEQLRHAILGSERDAETLKSAVRSMRKRIFDNKNIAPQAFHLKLSPGGLTDIEFLVQFAMLGACPEQPDLCQNTGTAAAIRALVQSGVWNAQQGSDLLHAWKLYRQVENERWLNLQENNVHADDTPHWEALQDASEKVRVIWQEWIGSYTD
- a CDS encoding branched-chain amino acid transaminase, which encodes MSMADRDGFIWFDGKMVPWREATVHGLTHSLHYGMGCFEGERAYATPQGAAIFRLPEHTKRLFNSAKILQMDVPFTEAEINAATREVIRVNQLESAYIRPLLFYGAEGMGLSAKGLKVHALIAAWSWGSYLGQEALEKGIRVKVSSFNRHQVNIHLCKAKATGNYMNSMLAQREASSCGYDEALLLDREGYVAEGSGENVFMVRDGILYTPTLTSALEGITRDTILRFARDAGIPIVEKQLTRDEFYIADEAFFTGTAAEVTPIREIDGRVIGSGSRGPITSQLQSRYFDTVAGRRDDHPEWLHHVA
- a CDS encoding zinc-finger domain-containing protein encodes the protein MEPQHLPLYCPQPEMSRWNGHPRVFLKIEETGEARCPYCGTLYVLKGGPLKKAAGH